AGTAATATTCGTTACAATTGCCTTTGCTGGAATTATACCCGGCCAATTATTATGGTATATGATGGTATCAAATTATATTTTCAAAACAACCTGTGAGATTTTAGCAACCCCGGCTACATATGCCGCGGTAGGCTTTTTGAAGAGAACCGAGCAAGTTGATTGTTACGATACGCATACTAATTTTAACCCGTTTAAATTTTCCTTAAGAGATTTGGAAGGCTACACTGCCAACCGGTAATACCTGTTTGTTATCACGTAAGAGTGAACTCGTTCAGCTAAAGATAAAGACAGAACCCGTTACCCCCAGCATATAAAGGGGATAACGGGCTTTTTTATGATCCGCTCCTTTGATATAAGTTATTAGCTTTGTTACAATACCGATATGCAAACATCTTTTTATTTAGCAGGTGATAAGCATTGATATATACTACTTCCACTAAAAATTTTACGTCGCAGGTTTCCCTCTTTATTTGGCTGGCTATCTTTACAGTAGCTTTATTTACCGGCTGCTCTGCTGAAGTTGCCCCAAATGATTATCAAAATATTAATTCAGAGGAGCTTTTATCCATTCTTCAAAATGAAGAAAGGTTCATACTGATGGATGTGAGGGAACCGGGAGAGCTGCTGGAAACGGGTATTATCCCTGGTGCCATCAATAAACCTGTAGAAAAGGTTAAAAAGGATTTTAGTACCCTTCCCCGAAAAGGCAAGCTGATTATTTATTGCCGAACAGGTAACCGAAGTACCGATATAGCTAAATTTCTGGCAGATAAGGGTTTTGAAAATATCTATAATCTAAAAGACGGTATAGTTGGTTGGCCATATAAAAAGGCGGGTTGGAAGTAATCTGCCGGTGTACGGAGTTGTTTTTGAAGAATACATTTATGGTACTTGCGTTTTACATGCAACTATAATATACTTAATCCAAATTTTAAAGAGGACAATATCTTTTACATTTCATCTTATGAAAATAATATCTAAAGGGCAGTTAGAAGATCAGATATCAAAAAAATTTATCCAGTTTGAGCGTGAATTTCTTGGCCGCGGACCGGTTAATGTTAAGACCGATATCATTAGGGACATGATTTTGATTACACTGCAAGGTGTGTTAACCAAGGCGGAAATAGAGCTCGCCAAAGATCTGGATGGAATTTTAATGGTAAAGTCAATGCGCTCAAAGTTACTTGAAAACGGTAAACACTATGTTGCAAAAATGATAAACGAAGTTACCGGTAGTAACATAGTTAGTTTGCATACGGACATTAGCACGAGAAGTGGAGAAAGAGTAATATTAATAAAAATAGATAAAGTTCTGTTTGGTTGATTCTTAAAAGGACATTTATGTCAGTTTGGAATATACCAACTCTTCTTTTTATGAAGGGTTGGTTTTTTTATTTTTAAGATATAAATAAAAAAATTATACATTGGAGGAAAAAATGAAAGGATGCCAAAACCTTGTTATTATGTGTATGGACTTCCGGTTTCAGATTTCAATATATTCATGGCTGAAACACCGGGGGGTTTTTGGGAACTGTGATGTAATATCAGTCGCGGGATCTTCTTTAAATTTGCTTCATGATGCGGAGCCCAAAACCTTTATATTAAACCAAATTGACCTGGCACATAAAAAGCACGGTATAGATAAAATATTAATATTTCATCACGAAGACTGTGCTGCCGTAAGTGGTACCCCGATGGATACTGAAGAACAGATTAGGTTTCATCATGAAAAAATGAATCTGGCTGAAAAAGTTATTGTTAGTTATCTCCCCAACGTTACGGTTAATAAATACTTCATAAGTCACAAAGGGCAGTTTTACCCTTCTATAGTAGAACATCCAAATTCCGCCAGTACAAGAACATCGATAAAAAACAGCAATGCACTTAGGATCTAAATGTAGGAATCTCATTTAAATAGCCTTTTAGCTTACCGTACTCAAAAAGTTTGTCCAGGAGTTCCATTTCTTCTTTAAGAAAACCTCTAAACAGTTCCCGGATAGTTGATGTTGGGGACTGGTTAAAATTGTTGGTATACAGAAGTAAAGAATGTCTTAATCCATCAAATATCTGCCTAAAAATAGTTTGGTCGGTAATGGCGTTTACATCCAAATTAATGTTAGCTTGTTCCGGTGGTTTGTTTGGCATAGGTATACCGAATTCTTTCATCGCTGACTCCAGCCTGAAAATTTGAGAATTTAAAATCTCAAGACCATCATGAAGTATCCTTTTTAAATCTTCGTCCTTTGTAAACCGGTCTAAAATATTGGTTAAGTGGAGGGCGTCGTACCGGCTTACCAATGTATACCATAGGTGGTAAGCTTCCCCGAAACTTATTGTAGTTTGTTTTTCCCGCGTACTTTTTGTTAAATAGCTTATCTTTTCCCCTAGTTTAACTAATTTCATATGTACACACCTCTTTTACATTTCGTAGTATTTTGAGTAAAGACAATAATTTTTATGTATAAAAGCATACCTTGCCATAAATATGGCAAGGTAAATTTTCCTAAAGTAAAAATAAAATTTATTAGTGTCTTACTAAAAAATGTATATTATAATGATTAATAATCCAAGGAATCATATTATACGGTTGTTAAACATAGCCGGCACAATGGGAGTGAAAAAATGAAACACAAATGGAAGTTATTTCTAATAATACCTATAGTTACTGTTTTGGCTTTCGTTCTGCTCCAATCGGAGGGTTACTTTGCCAGCGGAAAAAATACTGATGATAATTCCGGCAATAGTGTGGTTCAAACAGTGGTGGTCAAGGAAGTGTCCAAGACTAAAATAGAAAACATCATATCCCTTACCGGAACCCTGGAACCACAAAAGGAAGCATCTATCAGTCCCAAAGTGGGTGGCAAGGTAAACCGGGTGACGGTGGAGAATGGCAACAGGGTGGCTGCGGGCAAGGCATTGGTTTTTTTAGAGGATACAGATTTCAAAAACGCTCTCAACTTAAATCATGCCACATTGCAAAAGGCGGAAGCCGCCCTGACCAAGGCACAGTCAGATCATGAGCGTTTTAGTTATTTACATAAACAGGGAGCAGTGTCGGACAAGGACTTTGAGGATGTAAAAACAGCCCTGGCCATGGCCGAGGCTGACGTAAGCTCCGCCACGGCCGCCGTAAGCAGCGCCGAAGAGGCTCTGCGCAGCGCCACCATTAACGCTCCCATGGGTGGAGTGGTAGCGAATCGCAATGTTAACGTGGGACAAGTACTATCTCCTGGTGTTCCGTTGATGACGGTGGCGGACATATCGTCGGTTTATGCTGTAGTTAACATTAAGCAGGAAATAATATCACAGATTAAACCTGGGCTTAAAGCATCGGTGGCACTTGACTCCTATCCCGACAAAACCTTTACAGGCGTCGTGGACATTATTAATCCCATGGCCAGCAAATCTTCCCGGGTATTTGAGACAAAAATTAAAGTTGATAATAAAGACGGTCTGTTAAAACCAGGCATGTTTGCCAAGGTAGAGATAAAAACCGGTGGTGCAGAAGAAGTAACGGTAGTTTCAAGGGATGCATTGACTGACAGGGAAGGTTTATACTTTGTATTTATGACCAGGGACGGCAAGGCAGTCCGCCAGCAGGTAAAAATAGGCAGGATAATTAATCAACTAGTTGAAATCAAAACCGGACTTGTGCCGGGACAGAAAGTAATTGTAACCAATGTAAACAAGCTCAAGGACCAGGACAGCATAAGCATTGCTGATAAGGAGGAGTAGACTTTGTTCCTAACCGATCTCAGCCTAAAAAGGCCTGTCTTTGCAACGGTAATCATACTGGCCCTGGTCTCCCTCGGCATTATCAGTTATGTGGGATTGAACATTAACGACTACCCCGAGGTTGAATTTCCCTACGTGGTAGTTACTGTGGTACAACCGGGGGCCTCTCCCGAACAAATTGAAACTAAAATTGCTCGTAAAATGGAAGAGGCTGTCGGGCAAATATCCGGGGTAAAGCATATCTACACTACTGCCCGGGAAGCGGTCGCCACAGTGGTAGTCGAGTTTACACTGGATACATCCCCGGAAGTGGCTGCCCAGGATGTGCGGGATAAAATAGGGACCATCCGGGGGGAACTGCCCCAGGATATTGAGGAACCGGTAATTGCCAGACTGGACCCCACAGCTTACCCTATTGTTTCCATGGCGGTCACTGGAAATATTCCACAAAAGGAAATGACCGGGATTGTGAATGATCTGGTAAAAAAGCGACTGGAAACAATTAAGGGTGTAGGTAATATAACCGTGCACGGTGCCCAGGAAAGGGAAATACAGATCAACCTGGACAAGGACAAGCTGGCGGCATACAGTCTTACCACATCTGAGGTCTTAAATAGCCTGCGCAGTGAGAATATGGAGATGCCGGGAGGCAAAATCAGCAACAGTGGCCGGGAAATAACCCTGCGAACTGTGGGTGAGGTTGACAAGCCGGCAGATTTTCTCAACCTGCCGGTTGCCCGGCGTGACGGGGTGCAGATTTATGTTAAGGATATAGCCACCGTGGTGGACGGGGTGGAGGAAATGGACAGCCTGTCCCGCTACCAAGGGAAGCCGGCCATCGGATTGGATATTATCAAGCAATCCGGAAGCAATACGGTGGAAGTAGCAGACACCGTAAAAAAGGCTATCGAAGAAGTTCAGAAGGAGCTGCCCCCCGGAGTAAACGTCGAAATAGTTAGTGATAACTCCACTTACATTAAGGACTCAGTAAAGGACGTTATACGTACCATCATTGAGGGCGCTATTCTAGCAGTGCTCATGGTATTTATTTTCCTGCGCGACTGGCGCAGCACCATGATAAGTGCCCTGGCCATTCCAACTTCCATTATTTCCACCTTCTTTGCCATGAAGGTGATGAATTTTTCCCTTAATTTTATGTCGCTAATGGCACTTTCTCTTTCGGTGGGGCTACTCATTGATGACGCTATCGTGGTCATTGAAAATATCGTGCGGCATAGGAAAATGGGCAAAAGTCCCTTTGCAGCGGCGAAGGAAGCCGCAGGGGAAATCGGCCTTGCGGTTACCGCCACTACTCTCACCGTGGTAGCGGTGTTTTTACCCGTCGCTCTGATGAAAGGTATTGTTGGCCAGTTTTTTAAGCAGTTCGGCATTACTGTGGTATTTAGTGTACTGGTGTCTCTACTAGTTTCCTTCACTCTGGTGCCCCTGCTGGCTTCTCGCCACCTAAAAGAGACGGAAAATACCCCCCCCAGGTCACCTTTGGGTAGATTCCTGACCTGGTTTAACAGGGGTTTCGATAATTTAACAGTTAAATATTACCATCTACTCAAGTTAGTGCTCAGACATCGGTGGAAGACAATGGCCTTAGCCATGCTGCTATTTGTGGGGAGTCTGATGCTAGTTCCCATGATGGGCTCTAGTTTCATACCCTCTGCCGATTTTGGCGAGTTTACCCTGGAGGCGGAACTTGACGCCGGTCTGAACCTACAAGCCGCCGGCAGAATGACGGACAAACTGGAGGCACTTGTTCAAAAGTACCCGGAGGTAACAAAAACCTATTCCACAATTAATACAGATAAAGTAAATATTTATGTTAAAATGGTGGATAAAAAAGAGCGTGAGCGTAGCGTTTATCAGATCGCTAAGGACCTGCGCAGTGAACTACATAAGATTCCCGGGATACGCGCAGCGATAGTTTTGCAGGCAGGCCTAACCGTAGAGAAAACAGTTGTATTTCGAATGCTGGGGGACGACATGAACCAGCTGCAGACATACGCTGAGCAGGCCCAGAGAATCATGGAAAGCATACCCGGGGCGGTTGACGTGGGAAGCAGTTACGTTCCCGGCAAGCCGGAGGGAATAATACAGATCAAACAGGAAGCGGCGGCTGACCTTGGTGTTTCCACTGCCCAGGTTGGTGATACCCTGCGAACGCTGTTTAACGGAGTAGTGGTAAGCCAATTTGAGGACGGAGAAGACCGCATAGACGTGCGGGTGCGTCTAAGTGACAGCCAGCGCAAAGAATTGGATGATTTGAGCAATATATATCTGAGCAGCAATAACCGGCCCGTGGGTGGGGGTTCTAATCCAAGAATTGCCCTCAGCCAGGTGACAGAACAGTCCTATGCTACAGCTCCCAGCCAAATACAGAGATTTGATAGAGCCAAGGAAATTGTATTATCAGCCAACCTGGACGGTTTATCCCTGGGGGAATTCAACAAAATATTTAATGAACGGGTTGAAAAGGAAATGCAACTGCCCCCGGGGTACAGTCTTACTGCCAGCGGTGAATCAGAAAGAATGGGGGATACTTTTAACTCCATGGGATTGGCCCTGATTACTGCCGTATTATTCATCTTCTTTATCCTGGCCTCCCAGTTTGAAAGCTATATTGACCCATTCGCAATCATGTTTTCCATACCAATGGCCGTTGTGGGAGCGATTTTGGGTTTACTGGTCGTGGGCAGTGACCTGAGCCTTATGTCCATGATTGGAGTCATAATGCTGATGGGCCTGGTGACTAAAAACGCAATCTTGCTTATTGACTTCACCAAGCAGCGGCGGGCCCAGGGCATGGAACGAAACGAAGCTATACTGGAGGCAGGTCTTACCAGATTAAGGCCGATCATTATGACCACTCTAGCTATGATATTCGGCATGCTTCCCCTGGCAATGGCCCTGGGCTCCGGGGCGGAAAGCAGAGCACCCATGGCCCACGCTGTTATCGGAGGTTTGATAACTTCCACCATGTTGACCCTGGTAGTTGTGCCCGTAATGTACACATTC
This window of the Bacillota bacterium genome carries:
- a CDS encoding efflux RND transporter permease subunit, with translation MFLTDLSLKRPVFATVIILALVSLGIISYVGLNINDYPEVEFPYVVVTVVQPGASPEQIETKIARKMEEAVGQISGVKHIYTTAREAVATVVVEFTLDTSPEVAAQDVRDKIGTIRGELPQDIEEPVIARLDPTAYPIVSMAVTGNIPQKEMTGIVNDLVKKRLETIKGVGNITVHGAQEREIQINLDKDKLAAYSLTTSEVLNSLRSENMEMPGGKISNSGREITLRTVGEVDKPADFLNLPVARRDGVQIYVKDIATVVDGVEEMDSLSRYQGKPAIGLDIIKQSGSNTVEVADTVKKAIEEVQKELPPGVNVEIVSDNSTYIKDSVKDVIRTIIEGAILAVLMVFIFLRDWRSTMISALAIPTSIISTFFAMKVMNFSLNFMSLMALSLSVGLLIDDAIVVIENIVRHRKMGKSPFAAAKEAAGEIGLAVTATTLTVVAVFLPVALMKGIVGQFFKQFGITVVFSVLVSLLVSFTLVPLLASRHLKETENTPPRSPLGRFLTWFNRGFDNLTVKYYHLLKLVLRHRWKTMALAMLLFVGSLMLVPMMGSSFIPSADFGEFTLEAELDAGLNLQAAGRMTDKLEALVQKYPEVTKTYSTINTDKVNIYVKMVDKKERERSVYQIAKDLRSELHKIPGIRAAIVLQAGLTVEKTVVFRMLGDDMNQLQTYAEQAQRIMESIPGAVDVGSSYVPGKPEGIIQIKQEAAADLGVSTAQVGDTLRTLFNGVVVSQFEDGEDRIDVRVRLSDSQRKELDDLSNIYLSSNNRPVGGGSNPRIALSQVTEQSYATAPSQIQRFDRAKEIVLSANLDGLSLGEFNKIFNERVEKEMQLPPGYSLTASGESERMGDTFNSMGLALITAVLFIFFILASQFESYIDPFAIMFSIPMAVVGAILGLLVVGSDLSLMSMIGVIMLMGLVTKNAILLIDFTKQRRAQGMERNEAILEAGLTRLRPIIMTTLAMIFGMLPLAMALGSGAESRAPMAHAVIGGLITSTMLTLVVVPVMYTFLDDLKNKVYAVTHRNKAPVSDAKH
- a CDS encoding efflux RND transporter periplasmic adaptor subunit, with the translated sequence MKHKWKLFLIIPIVTVLAFVLLQSEGYFASGKNTDDNSGNSVVQTVVVKEVSKTKIENIISLTGTLEPQKEASISPKVGGKVNRVTVENGNRVAAGKALVFLEDTDFKNALNLNHATLQKAEAALTKAQSDHERFSYLHKQGAVSDKDFEDVKTALAMAEADVSSATAAVSSAEEALRSATINAPMGGVVANRNVNVGQVLSPGVPLMTVADISSVYAVVNIKQEIISQIKPGLKASVALDSYPDKTFTGVVDIINPMASKSSRVFETKIKVDNKDGLLKPGMFAKVEIKTGGAEEVTVVSRDALTDREGLYFVFMTRDGKAVRQQVKIGRIINQLVEIKTGLVPGQKVIVTNVNKLKDQDSISIADKEE
- a CDS encoding DUF2294 domain-containing protein, encoding MKIISKGQLEDQISKKFIQFEREFLGRGPVNVKTDIIRDMILITLQGVLTKAEIELAKDLDGILMVKSMRSKLLENGKHYVAKMINEVTGSNIVSLHTDISTRSGERVILIKIDKVLFG
- a CDS encoding rhodanese-like domain-containing protein, whose protein sequence is MIYTTSTKNFTSQVSLFIWLAIFTVALFTGCSAEVAPNDYQNINSEELLSILQNEERFILMDVREPGELLETGIIPGAINKPVEKVKKDFSTLPRKGKLIIYCRTGNRSTDIAKFLADKGFENIYNLKDGIVGWPYKKAGWK
- a CDS encoding DUF3231 family protein, which gives rise to MKLVKLGEKISYLTKSTREKQTTISFGEAYHLWYTLVSRYDALHLTNILDRFTKDEDLKRILHDGLEILNSQIFRLESAMKEFGIPMPNKPPEQANINLDVNAITDQTIFRQIFDGLRHSLLLYTNNFNQSPTSTIRELFRGFLKEEMELLDKLFEYGKLKGYLNEIPTFRS